The Serinus canaria isolate serCan28SL12 chromosome 2, serCan2020, whole genome shotgun sequence genomic interval CATTCTGTATACATTACTTGTTCTTAGAAattatgggggtttttttacagcTAATAGCTTGCCTGATTAGCAAGATATTTTTAAGGCACTGTTCAGGGACTTCTGTCAATGCCATTTCAAGAGGAATCTGTCCTTCCAGTCAGGAGGAAGCAGTTCCAGATTATATCAAAAGAAGGACTGCAGGAGgtgaatatttatttacataatgGGGAGTCATATTTGCATAATCAAATACTTTGTAAAGATTCTGCAAATGTAAAGAGGAAGTTTAATGttctttggtttctttgtgCTCTtctaatttaataataaattttattttaattgggTACCAATAGCTGTTGTGTATTTTCTGCAGTTATCACTATTGACTTGACTGATGCTGGCTTTCACCCTGAGAGCAAGAAACATAACAGAGTGCTTTGGgccttgaaagaaaagaaacctttaGAATTTGACTTCCTACTGGCTTGGTATAATACAGGTAAATAAGaaccaaaagcaaaactaaaatgtAACTGACATGAAgtccaaatattttttgtttactgttttttttctagtgATTTTAGAAATGCCTTTTCAGTGGAGGGAAAAGTTAGATTGAAATGTGTATGGGTGGgattttatgtttgttttgtttatttgtttggggtggggagggtgtTACTTCCTGTGCACAGAATATCTCAGTTCAGGAGCACAACAGTGATTCACAGGAGttgcttcatttcctttctctaTGTTGCCCAGGCTTTCTGGCAAAACTTTGCCTGTTTGATGGTGCTGCCTCTTCTTTATACATTTCTGACATATGTAACCATTATCAATactctttttttggtttgtattttttttattaatacacATAAGTTATGTATCTAGTTGCATACTTAGGGTGGGGAACTCTGATTCCCTCAGTAGTTACAGGACATGTACAGATTCCCTGTTTACATTGTGTGCCATGTACCTGGATACACAGACTGCTGTTTGATCACTTTATTCTCAAGCACTTGTTTGAGGTTGCAGCCAAGTAAAAGGTTGCTATAAGAAATTATACTGTTTCAAATAATCTTCTACTATTTGTTTATCTACTGTTTTCTAATTacactattttttcttctggccTTGTTTGTATTAGCTCAGAACAGGCTGTATGTAGGGATATGTAGCAGTTGCATAGGACTGATGAAAACTGCAAGTGTCTGTACTGAAAAACATGGTTTTCTTCATCACAGATATGTAGCTTTTggtgttgttttgctttgagtCTCCACACTAGGGAGAAATGATATTAGAAAGGTCCCTGAGGATGCTTTCCCATCTCCTCTTTgtattgttcatttttcctGGCTCTTTAAGGCCAAGACTGAGAAGGTGTTAACTCATCTGAGAAACAGAAGCTGTTTACAAGCTCCTTGAGGAGTGTCCCATGTTTCACTTTATTCCTTCatgcttcccctccccctttctAAGTACTAATCATATGACAAGGATGCTTTCTTGTTTGTCATACAGAAATTGTTTAAAGGCTTGCAATTCCCGTCCTTGTAATCTTCAGGAAAGAGTCACAGTGAAGGCTGTTGCTACCATAAATGGTGACATAAATCCAACTGAGGTGGCAGATCTTCACGCTCAGCTTGCTTGGATTTATTGACCCTGGACAGAGAGCAAAATGCCTTAGGGTCACTATTTTTCATATGTTTGTTGCTGCCCATGCTAACAGCATTCaggaaaaatagcattttttcccctcactttcTTACATCCCCAAAACAGGTCAGGTCAGTCATTTCCTGAATATGGAGTTAAATCTGAATGCCTTTCTGTGCAAGAATCTTGTGCTCATAACACACAAAAGACTATTATTTCCCTAGtactgacaaaaataaaacttttataGGTTTTTATTAATAGATATCAGACATTGTGTAGATTCTGCTCTAAGGGAAAAAGCAGGCTGTGTTTTGTCAAGAGAATCTGTGTCCTCAGTGAACATTGTGCTTTCAGCCTTCCTACTGATATCTGGTGTTTCTTGCTATggccagcactgcaggatttttggttttcataCCCAGTTTTCCTACATTGTGGTTTAGGCACCaagaagaacaggaaaagggAATATGTCTTTAATGACAGAGGCAATACAATGTTTTTTCTATTGCTGTAATTTCTATCACAATGTTGCATATTTATTGGATGAAATTCAGTGCCCTCTGGAAAGCTTTGATGATGTGCCTGGTTGCTGTTAATATAGAAAGCTGTGCTGTAGCTGGAGGAATTATTCTGTTAGGATCTGACTGTAGTTTTTGAGATCTCCTGCATTTAGGGCTCGATGTGTAAAATGTacaattttctatattttactAAGAATTCTAGGGCAAAATTATACATTATTTGAACCTGTTAGGCTAACAAGTGCTAATTAGAATGTAAGGAAGATCATCTCTTCTGGCACTTCTCAGACTTACGTATATCTTTATAAAGATACTAAATTAAGAAGAATTCAGTCTTTGTCACTGTGCCCTTTGCAACAACCTTTTTTTGAGGAATGACTAAAAAAAATTGAGCTTAACTCTCCATTTTCTACTCCCCCAAATGATTGTCCTTGATGACATAAATATGGCTGATAGACTTTAAGCAGTCCATATTTTCTGATAGGAGATTGTAGATACAGCATTCCACAGTGAACTCTACCCTATTCTTGAATTTCTGCTGTTTACACACGTCTTTTCTGTGGTATCTAAATGTTCCTCTGCACTTTAGACTTTTCATGAGTAAGGCATTATTTCTTGGTCTCCTAGACACCCATGATTACTTCTTGAAAATAGCACGTATTATCTGGAATTTGAAATTTAGGAGAATTTATTCCACATCAATTACCTTCCTGCTTCAAAAGCAAGTTGGTAATAtctctgaatttaaaatatgcCTGCTTAGGTTAGTTTTTTAGTCTAAATACTTGCTGTTTTGGATCTCTTACTACTGCTTTCCCACACGTCCATCAAGGCACATTTAATTCTTACAGCCATACTGCATTGAAGAGTTatctgggagaggagagcaggggtgAATTTATTCTTCTAGTAAAGCAACGTTGGtgatgtattttgatttttttaccctctcttctttcttttctcttcagtCCTTATGCTCCAGATTATTCTGGAATTTCTCTTGACATCATTGATAAATCTGTTCTTAAACCTCTAATCACATATTCACTTTTCCATTATTCAGGGAAAATGCTGTTCTGAGATGACATTCCTGCTCCATTTTATCTGTTCCTTTTCAGGAGCACTCTGAGTTCATCTTTTTAACAAGCTCATTTTATTACTCACGCAGTTAATTCCACTTGAATTTTGTATTGGCAAATCTACACTTCGTAGTGAGATAGCAAATTTACTGAGCTGTATTAAGTTGCTGAATCTTGCACTAACTTTTATTTCCAAGAAGATAAGGAAGCTGAAGATTGTTTATATACAAATGTTTCATGTATTCACTGCTCCTTTTGTTTAGTACTTTCGTAACAGCTGTTTGTGATACTGTGTTGTTAAGGTGCAGAGGGATCAACATTGATGTCATACTTTTCAAAAAACCAAATACAGGCCCTGAAGCCAAAAATAACATTCAGCACCTTAAGGGACTTGCAGTGTCCAGTGTTAAAAAGTAATGATCTACAAGGAAAACCAGAGGAGTCCTGCAGTACAGAGGAGCTCTTTGAATGGCTGGGTGCTGTCTTGAATCAAGTTAGCTTGTAAGTACTTGAATTTGTTTgatctttaaaaatgttttaagtatGGAAAAccacaatttattttaagaaatagtTGAATAAAAATTAAGACAGACACTGTTTTATAAGTGAGAGTCTTTTATGCAGTTAAATGTTTATGTACGTCTTGAatgattttatttgtgtttttaggGATACCCATATGTACTGGAGtgggctgggatagagttaattttcttcacagtaacTGGTGTGGTGCTGTGCTTTGTATCTGTGACCTAGAGTGTTGATAACAGGGGATGTTTTAGCTATTGATGGGTAGGGCTTGCACTGTCTGAAGGCCTCTTTCTGTCCCTCCTATGGCCCTGCCAGTaaggaggctggggctgggcaggaggctgggagagaacccagccaggacagcagaCCCCAGCTGAAGAGAGGGATATCCTACACCATAGGATATGGTGACATGCTCGGCAGCAAAAGCTTGGGCAAAGATGGGTGGGAAATGTTCCGAGCTCCAGCGTTTCTCTTCCCAAGTCAGTTAGAAGCCCCGCCTTCCTGGAGATGACTTCACATCTGCCAGGCCTTGGGAGGTAGTAAATTAATTCCTTTGCATGCTTTGCTTTGTGTGGAACTTCTCCTCTGCTtattaaattgtctttatctcCCGTGCGTTTTTCTCCCATTAGCCTTTCAGTGCCAGGTGGGAGTGGGTGAGGGGGCAGCTGTGTGGTGTTTGGGTGCTTACAGGGTTAACCCACAGCACCATGAGATCTTTTGTATTGATTGCTTAGTCATTAGTTACTTAACATTAATTTAGATGATATACATAGATCCTACTTGTTTGGTACAAGTTCTGATTACTCAGACATCCTATAGAATATTTAAAgcatatttatttcagttactttattgttttttctttcagagacaACAAATCCTCCAGCTTCCTATCAACCTATTGCTGTCCTGAGCCCAACACAGTGgtggaaaaagcttttttgtgcACAATCACAGGCTTTATAATTCCTGAGAAGATTATTCAGTTATTGGAGCAGCTGTGGTAAGGACTGACAGAAACACATTACTGTAGCACTTGTACTCAAACACTTCTTGTTTGAAATcacttttaaatacttttcagttggaaataaataacaaaatatataaatgtagacttttgttttcattaggAAATTAACTGGAAGCTTGACATCAGTATAAAATGTAAAAGACAATTTTGAATGCCTTGAATTTGAAAAGGCTTGCCCTGTTTTTTAGTCATGACTTTGGTTTTTATCTGAATTTCTAAGAAACTGGTACTCCTACGTTTTTAAAATGAGGGGTGGATGCTATCTGGCTTTGATTATTCATAATCTATTTCCTCTCTGGTGGTAAAAGTATTTGTGTCAAGCATAGCCTTAGACTACTTTACTTCCTccaatgtcttttttcttccctgataGCATTGTTCTCATTAAATTCTCAATTTTCTGAAAGACAGTGCATGCTGTAGGAAAGTCAGAACGGCTAGTTCACAATTTAGGACTTTTTCTAATTGCTGCAACTTGCAGGTTTGCCATGTATAAAACTATGATAGGAATAATAGATAGTCAATCTTACTTTGTTCCCTAATGTtctgaatattttgaatattttcagaatatgtttgaatattctgaatattttatttatttcaagtttATTTATTATGGACTAAACTTTTTAactgttaataatttttcaatGAAGTGTGTCTTTGATTGTTTTACTTTATACTGTAGCCTTGAATGTGCTGCCCATTCCATTATAATCATCAATTATCTTATCTTCTTGCCTGCAGTTGCTATTTTGGTGAACCAAAACTGGCACATTGGCTGACCTTAACTGTGCATGGCTTTGCAGACAGCCCTGTTTCCTGGAGAGAAAGTGAACATGGTTTCCACAAAGGAGGAGAGAACTTGTACAACTTTGTCATTTTTAGAAATCTGGACTACTGGCTTCACATGGCTGTAGGAGCTCATGATGATTGTCCTCCATAAAGTTATGTCCACAGAAGAAGTTCTCTAATCCTTGTTATGGACagaaaactaataaaatattttttgtacaGGTAGTTGTGTAACAGATTAAGTACTGGGAGTCTGATCGTGTTTTTGTTATTTGTGACCAATGGAAAGAATGGATCTTTGTTTCTACACTGTTACACAATGCCTTCTGCAAAACTTCAGAAAACTTCACAGCTTTTAGGAAAAGTTAAGTTTTTGAGAGTTTTTCTCAGGAATCCTCTTTTCCAGGAGCAAATTTGGAATTTGAAAGTTAGCTTTACAAATTGCTAGCTATAATATTTGTCAGGAAAGCTCATTTTGGGAttaagtgttttatttctttacatttagATATCACTGTTAAAGGTATTTCAGCCTACATGCTagcaaaataaaccaaaggGTGGATGTGTTCTCCTTGATTTGGTAATGGGTAGGAGAAAAAGGTGAGGAGAAGGTgtgtggcactgggaggggcACCCATTAAATGTGGAAAAAGTGAAAGCTTACTGACCTGCCCCCCTGATTTAGCAGATCACAGCTGATGGTCAGAAGTATGGTTCTGACAGTGATGCAAAAgtctgctgctttctttcttaACTGACctacacacatgcacacaaaatctctgctttgaaaGGGAGGGTGTGGTTCTTGCTTCCAGGCCAACCCATGGAGCTGCGATGTTATTGCAGACACGTTTCTGGAAGGGAAGCTGTGAGGGATGTGCCCTCACACAATGCACTTGATGTAAAGCAAGTTTCATGAACAGTAAGCAGTCGTGCTGAGAGCATAGGCATCTATAAAGAATCCATGCTACTCCTGTTGAAATCCATGGAAAGGTGGATGGTGGTTTGGGGaaggtgggatttggggtttgttttgagAAATGAGTATGTATCATTAAAGTACCAATACAGTGCTAAAATTGAAGTTGCTCACTTGATGGAGTGAGAGATTGGTACTGAAAACTGGGGAAAAGCTGTAGTGGAAATGTCAGGGACAGTGTTTGGCACAACAAAGCAGAAAGACTATGGGAAGCAGCTAAGCTCTACTTTTATCTGTTTATTGTTTCTCTTCAGTGAGGGGAATCATGCTGGATTTACCAGGTGGTATCTGTCTAGCACACCCCTCCACTACCCTAACCCTCTTTTGCTCAAGCTCTGCTACATGTCCTACAACTCCACAGAATCAGCAGTTTTTGAAATGATGATGTTATTTCTCAAGATTGTGCTGCCATGAGATGTTTCTAGTaggctgccaggagcagaagTTACATGTACAGACACAGACTCACACAATCACAAACTGAATAGACAATGGTACAAGAGTCTGGGAAAATTCTTGCCTTGGCACATGACTAGGCAATACTTAACATGGTTGTGTTTCATTACTGTGCATCAGTGTGAAGGGCTTGAGTGTTGACTGAAGTCTGCTTTTGAAAGTGTCTGTTGAGGCATTATGGACTTTCTTCTCGTTACCAGTTTCTTTTATGtatattccttttttctcttgacCAGAGGGTCAGGTTTTTACTTGAGACTTCCTGGAAGCTACACCTGTAGCAAAAATTCTAAAAAGTTTAAAATCCtacatttttatgaaaaattgaAGTTTGTAGCTTCAGAGCTACTAACTTCAGAGCTACTAACTGCAGGCCCTGTGAATGTGATCATCTTTCTACCAGATTCTAGTAAAACCTTTTCCTCAACAGTGTATGTAGGCATAAAACCAAGTGTAATATATTCTgcttgagaggaaaaaaacatccaGAAGTAAGAATCTTCTGTGGGTGGGTTTGCTTCCCATAGTGGTTCCAGAAGCAGCTGTAGGACTTTGAAGTGCAGCAGTAGGACCAGGTGAAGTGATCTTTCTAATGAGAATCAGGTGAAGTGATTTTTCTAATGGTTGCAGGAGCACACTGGGCTCCTTggtggagaaggagctgcagaagtgCTGGTGGGTGCACAGTGATTGCCTCAGTGAGGCCATTCTGGAAGGCAAGCTGAGAAAAAGGATTTCAGCTCCCAGTTCTCTTCAGCATGTGAGTGTTAAggttaatttttcattttaacttttttgtgGATATCTAGGGAAATCTCAGCAGATTGGTCAGTAGTTACCTTCCCCTCCTGTGTACACAGGCCATGGACTGCAAGCATTTCTCAAAGCTCAGTGTTGTGATGGCTGTGCTGCATCCTACAGTCTGTAGTTGTCTGCTAATGGTGGCTCAAATGGCTTTTCCAGCTAGGGAAGGGATTAAAATACTGTCTGTGAATCCTGCAATTTGAGATGCTGGGCTGGTTTCTAgctttctcctgttttctttaaacagaTATAAAGTAAAATTGAGAAACCTCGTGCTGTTAATAGGCACTGTAGTTGGTCTAATTTGAGGCTCCGTGAGCTGATACTCTCCTAACCAGATCTATGCTTCCTAGCAAGGTCCAATGTTATACTTACCTCCAAGGAGAGAGACTTTCCTGGATTTTGTAgttgcagaaaagaaaatctggggTGGAATTTATTCCTATCTTAcctccttcaggaaaaaaaaaattgcccaaggtaatatttttttcctgcgATGAGGTACAGCAGCCTGTCCTTTACCATCCCTATGGAATGCTGTGTCTCTCCAGGCAACTCCCAGGCATGGAGGAGACCCTTGCTGAGAAGAGGAACAGGAAGGCATTGCTCACATGTTTGGGGATCCCGTTAGGAGGGAAGATCTGGGACCCAACCAGGTGGGCAGTAGTTCAAGGAGGGATTGGCCAAGGCACGTGAGGTGAGAATAAAAGATTTTGCCTGAGAATGAAAGATGGCTGCTGGTGATGTTCTTGCCCTTTGTGCCTGCCTGCAAGGGAGGacaggaaaatgcaaatgttcCTGAGAGCTGCAAAAGTAatggggagcagctgtgcacCAGCTGCTTCTGAGATCAAAGGCAACTAAGTGCTTACTAAAAAATTTTGCCTCAGGGGAGTGTTTTATCTAGCGTGGGGAAGGAGAGCCAAATATCTGAATGCAGAGACAAGCCTGAGGCAAGCCGGTTGTGTGAGAAGTAGAGGTTTTGTTGTCCTGGAATGCGGGCAGACAGTGATAAGCCACTCCTTGAGAGCTAGGGAATTGCTCTGCTTTAacctcagcctctctgctgtTGTTTGGAGAGGGAATTTTGTTGAGAGCTTACTGGGGGGTAGCAGAACCCTCTGGAAATGGGCCACAAAGACCACATGCTGTTCCAGGCACACTATCTTTGACTAAGTGTTTGTGGGTGTTCACAGATTGGTTGGTGTAGAACAAATAGAGGACAACTTTCATGTTGACAGAGGAAGGTGAAAGCTGAGGTAGTTGGATAACATGTGTTGCACAGAATCACTCTAAATAGAACATATCTGCCTTTTTGGTTTGCAAATGCTGCCTGAATCAGAAACCTGCCTGGAGAAATAAAGGTATGTGTGTATCCCATAAAGGTGTGCATCCCTCTAGGAAGAGTGGGAGACTAATGATGGTGATGGTACCACCATTGATGGTTGTGTGAGAAAAGGAATATTAGCATGAGGGGGCTCTGAGAAACGTtgtgaaagagaaatttctttctcagtttccAGACATGCAGGGGGAAAACAGTGAGACTTGGCACAGGCAGAGTTTGGGGAATGCAGGACAAGAACCTGTGCTAATCTAAGGTAGCTTGAAAGAGAGGTAGCACAGCTTAATGAAAGAGAAACATCAGCTCTCTTCTGGTCGCATCATGCTCTCATTTACTGGGAAATATCCATTTTGGAGAGGCTAGTCAATATGTAAATTTGGATGActggaaaaaaagccaacttGATATCTCATCAGCCTAGGGTTTGAATAGCAATTGTGGGAGCAAGGAAGGTTTCACAAGGATGGACCATAATGTTCTTGTTGGAAGCGATTTGTGTGCTTTTATTATTCCTTGCTACAGGCTGCCTCTCTTTGGTTTTTAGGGAAGGTATAGAAATGCCAAAAATTTACAGCTGTCTTGAGATAGGTCAGATTCTGTTGATGTTGCTGTCAATTGCAATTagcagctgggctgctcacCCAATGCTGCAGAGCCACGGCGGAGTTTTGCTCAtgcagggagtgtccctgctaCAGCtactacaaaaataaatggtGAGGCACACAAAAGatataaaggaaaagaagaactTGGAGGGATGTTTCTCTTCCCCCTCTCATGGGAGGTGCATAGCAAATCAGTGGCTGATCTGGGATTAGAATGAAAGCTTTTTGTAGCTAGTCCAGTACTCTAGCTGCTAGATTATAGTTCCTCTGATGCTGTTAATTGAAGATTAATGCATGCAGTTGACTCTGTCTTAATGTGGCAGCTATGCTGGAACATGCTTGAACTGTTtctctttataatttttattcacAGAGCAGAGTTTAAAGACCAAAACTGGAGACGAATTGAATTAGTGTGCTATTAAATAACCACCTCCTTCTGAATAGTAACAAGAACATCAGAAATATCTACCATAAACTAAGGCAACTTCTTATAAAGCAGTGGCCTCTGTTTCACCCTTGGAAGTAGCTCCCAGCACTACTGAACAGAACTTATTTTAATACAGCTGTATACAGGAGCAAAAAGGGGGAGCTAAAGGGACTTTGAGCAGTTTTCAGCTTTCCAGAAAGCAAAAACAGGGAGCCTTGGCTAAGGCAAGTTTCTTTTAGTTGGCTTTCTTAGAGCAATTTAGTTATTAGAATATGGATGTGTTTGACTTGGGGAATTGAAGAATATCTTAAGAATATTCCTAAGAAACATCCTAAGAATATCCTAATAGGCTCTTCTGTGCCCTCCCCACACCACTGcaaaatatagataaatattgttattaatattattgCTGCTAATGCCTAGGGGAGATGTCCGGGTTTTATAGATACTGTCAACCTTTCTGCATCATCTTCCAGTAGGGGTACAGAGAATGCAAAGGAACTAAGTTTTATTGTGTTGAATAACAGCACATTTATTGATTTATCATGCAGCCAAGTATTTCTAGTTTTGTCGCCGTTTCAGCCCTATTCAGTGCTGCCAGAAGGagtatgcattttttaaaggctttatCTTGAGGCTCTACAGGAAGCTAGTGCTATTACATAGCAATTTTCACAAGTTTTTGTAGTTTGGCATGGAATTAAATCCTTAATGAACTGGGCACTCCTCTGTCATTTGGACAACGCTGATTCCTATTTATGAAGAGAGTTTTCTTCTTTGTTATTGGTTGGAATGAAGAATTTAAATGATcagcttttccagagcagaTGCAAAACCCAGCAGTGGTACATTGGTCTCTATGCCTGTTTTTTGTTCAGATACTCAATCCATCTTTAGCTCTCCTGGTGTCAGAACAAGGTGTCGTGGCcccataaaattatttaaatatgttcACATATTTTTGAGCTTTGTGATCACCGGGTATAACTTGCTTTCCTATAATTGACTTAAATGCCATGTCATGTACTTGTGATTGATCTGACAGGAAGGTGGTGGTGTGTTCCTGGTGTCACTGacatctgtgctgctgttcaggaTGGCATGACTTGCATCTCTCATGTTAAATACTTCAGAGTCACAGTCTGAGACTCGTGGAACCTCTGTGCCTGCGCTGATCTTAAAGGTCAGTAGGAATAGCTGGCATTTAGCAATTCAGTGTATGGGTTTGCAAGCTCCATGAAtcaagtatttaaaattatatagcACCTTCAGATTATATCTGTAAAAAGCAGCAGTGTCTACAGAGTTTTGAAGGCTTTAAAAAAGCAGACCATAGTGGTTATTTGTGACAATTAATTCCCCAAGGCATTGGCAGCCTTCAGGCTGGCTACCCAGCCCCACAAAgtgcatttccttttcttctcagagcagaggtgcagagaAGTGGGAGTGCTGAGCCACCTACACTAGCTGGGAGACAGTGTGAAGGATTGCAGTGCTCTTTGGGCTTCTACTGCAGCCTGCACTGGTGGAAGTGGAAATTTGGTAGAGgtgttttggttgggtttttcagggtttattttttggggggggatgGGATAGGACATGAGGACAGACAGTTTGAGATAGAAAGTGAAGGATGCCTGGTGTGCAGTGATAGAGACCTCCAGGTTTTACTTGTAGCCCTGGTAACAAATTGGTGGCTGACCTTCTGCAAATAGCTCAGCAGTTCTGAGCTGCTCTGACGCTTTCCCATTCAATGCAACAGCCTCAGAGATGCTCCTTGCTTTGCAAAGCACTCTGAGAGAGCCATAGGTTACCATTTAGTGTTCACAGAATTTACCTCAGAACCTGGAATTGGTGCTTGGCACAGCCATTTTCCTCTGAAGACTGCTAATCAGAGTGGGGTGGTTCTGGCCAGGCCTTCAGGGCAAAACAAGTCCTATCTTTCCTCTACCTGCCTGGAGGGTGATGAAAGTGAAGGAAATGGGATGGGGTTTACTCTGCTTAAGGCAAGTCTGTAATGTGCTGGAAAAACATGGCTCATTTTAGTCAGCAGCATTGCAGAGAACAGGGGGATGAAGGGTAACTAAGGGTAACATGGAGCATTTGGGATATTTGTAAAAATGTGAGATGGCTTTTCTTATTAAAAGAATGGTTGTGCATCATTAAAGGCATCCAAAGAGAAGTGGGAACATGCTTTGTGAATCAGGAGGAAGAGCAGTCCTTAGCAGTTGCTAATCTATTTATGTTCCAGTCATGCTCAGAGTGTGGCTTTGAGGTCTGCAGCTCTTGTAATTGCCTGGAATATGTCACTCTGCAGCAAGATTCATTGTTCTGGTCTCCCTGAGAGGAAGGCTGGGGTTTTTAGCTGTAGGACTTTGCTTTCAGTCGAGCAGAGAGACATTCCCGTGCATTGTTTTCCTGAAACACTATTAATTATGGCTCCCATTATAAGCACGTCACTTCCATGTGATCTAGGCAAAAATTGATGCATTTGGTGGGAGGCAGCCAAACCTTTATTTTGGGGATTATACATGAGGTTTAGGAGCCAAGTTTTGATCCCTGTTGATAGAAGTCCCTTAAACTTTGCAGAATCAGTAGGATGCTTTTTTGGTTCCCTGATTTCTCAAAGGGTCAgagacttaatttttttctttcctt includes:
- the RPP40 gene encoding ribonuclease P protein subunit p40 isoform X2, giving the protein MLPAQLGRAPRHLLVCERGHARHPRSRHAAHVRDHAYSCRVSLLIPECGMLPEVLKSTIADIGEYYLVRNLPIHELVAHEFIDAFVKKGSCYALTYKTKIDQDNTAALLPNGKLILSVDKDTYEELGLQGCPSRYSGKKVMRYIITIDLTDAGFHPESKKHNRVLWALKEKKPLEFDFLLAWYNTGAEGSTLMSYFSKNQIQALKPKITFSTLRDLQCPVLKSNDLQGKPEESCSTEELFEWLGAVLNQVSLDNKSSSFLSTYCCPEPNTVVEKAFLCTITGFIIPEKIIQLLEQLCCYFGEPKLAHWLTLTVHGFADSPVSWRESEHGFHKGGENLYNFVIFRNLDYWLHMAVGAHDDCPP
- the RPP40 gene encoding ribonuclease P protein subunit p40 isoform X1, with the translated sequence MEGGARRQTFVLPGKLHTCYYYITCQTLPCFPWSARLQGSLGLWKIYGEGFKQKVSLLIPECGMLPEVLKSTIADIGEYYLVRNLPIHELVAHEFIDAFVKKGSCYALTYKTKIDQDNTAALLPNGKLILSVDKDTYEELGLQGCPSRYSGKKVMRYIITIDLTDAGFHPESKKHNRVLWALKEKKPLEFDFLLAWYNTGAEGSTLMSYFSKNQIQALKPKITFSTLRDLQCPVLKSNDLQGKPEESCSTEELFEWLGAVLNQVSLDNKSSSFLSTYCCPEPNTVVEKAFLCTITGFIIPEKIIQLLEQLCCYFGEPKLAHWLTLTVHGFADSPVSWRESEHGFHKGGENLYNFVIFRNLDYWLHMAVGAHDDCPP